The Deinococcus hopiensis KR-140 sequence CCCACCCACTCCAGGGTTGTGGACGTATCGATGCCGTCGTGTCTCCAGGCAGCCTTTGTCGAAGGTGTGCCGCCTGAGAAGTTGGTCACCATCACGCAGTAAGGGTTGCTCAACCCCCCGCACGCCCCTTTGCCGTACGTGGCGAGCGCACTCCCGTCGGGGGACCACGCGAGGTCGTACACGGCGTCCGTATGGGGCCTCCACTCCGCGAGGCGCTTGCCGCTCAACGCTTCGAAGACGATGACGGTGCCATCGGCGTACCCAACGGCAGCCCGGCGACCGTCTGGCGTAATGGCCGTCGCCTGGGTGTGTCCCCCGGCATCAGGGCGAACCAGGCGCGCTCCCAGTGGCCGGTCGGCCTGAACGGCTGCGTCCTCCAACCACGCTGCCTGCACGTACTCGTGAAGGAGGATGACCCGCTGTCCATCTGGCAGCACCGTTCTGTTCCTTCCCACGCAGGCGGCCTTCCGGCAGGAGGCGATGATGTCCGCGACCGCCTCCACGGTGCGGCCTGTGCTCGGGTCCAACACCGCTCCCTTCTCCTGCTTGTACCGGGGGGCGACGAGCAGGCGTGTTCCACTCGACAGCCAGATGGGCTCAGCAAACGACATCTCGAGATCCCGCTCCCACAGGCGCCGCTTGGTCCGGGAATCGACCAGGATGACGCGGGTCTGCGTGCCCGGTCCAGTGGCCGTGACAGCGACGACCGAACCGTCTGGGGAGAGGCGGGCAGACTGAACATGCTCGCGGGATGTGGTGCGTAGGACATCTTCTCTTGCGGCCAGGACACGTTCCAAGGGGTCCTGCGCCGTATGGAGGAGGAGACCGACGCTGAGACCCAGAGCAACAAAGCAGACCCCCCTTGCCCATGCGGGGAGGCGCTGCCACCAGGTGCCAGCAAGCGAACGGGGCAAGGCCTTCGCGATGGCGGTGTCCCGGGGAGGCTGACTTAGCACCCAGGAGACGATGAGTCCGGCCAACAGGGCCAGGACAGCCCAGGTAACGGTTGAGGGAAGGGTGAGCGTAAAAGGCGAGAACCCCTCAGCAAGTTCGGAGAGGACATTCAGCGCCACGTAGAAGAACCAGATGGGCGGCAGAGACCACCGAATCAGGTCGGGCCTGCGTTGACGAAGGGGCCTGGTGAAGAGGAGGGCACTCCCGGCCAGTCCGACCGTGATGGCGAGGGCGAAGCTCAGCAGGACAAACGGAAAGTCGTAGCTGGGCCCTTGCATTCCACGGGAGAAGAACAGGCGGGACAGGCCCGTGACCGTGCCGAGGGCCAGGAGACCGAAGGTGATCCAGGAGGCGTTGAGAAGTCCGAACACGGCCCACCGGTCCCGGCTCATGCCGCGAGTGTAAAGCGGGAGAGAGGCTAGAAAGGACGCAGGTGCGCGGGAGGACTGGGGGAAGGAGGAACCTCTTTGCGGCGCGAACGTCTGGCAGGCGTAGCTGGCCTCTGCCATCTAGCGGAGTGGGGGATGCGCCACCCGGTTGATGTGGGCAAGAGGGGCGGGAGCGCACCATAGGGACAACCGAGGGGCGAGCGTGCCGACCGGTAAGAGGAGAACACCGTGAACCCCTACGTCCAGAACGACCGTGCGCAACACCTCCAGGCCGAAGCCCAGCGGCGCCGTGAAGCCAAAGCCGCCCGTGCCGAGCGTCAGGAGAGCGACCGCTTCAAGCTGACCTACCTGCTGTCCTTCATGCGTCAGGCCCGCCTCGCGTGAGACGCACTCCCGTCAACAACATCGAAGAACCCAATAGCCCCTCCTGAACTGGAGGGGCAACTTCATTCAGAAGCGCTTTCCTTAAGGTGGTTCTATGCACCGACCCGCGCCGGAATCGTACGTGCCTCGGCAGTTCCGGATGCTCCAAGCATGACCGCTTCCATGGACCAACTTGCGGTCGAGCATGCACTCGCTGAGCTGGCTCGGCCAACCCTCACGGACGTAGAGGTCTTCCTCACACGACACGTTCTGGAGGAGCAGAACGGTGTCCCTGTGGTCGCTGGAGTCGTATTGAACGACGAGGGCGTCCATGACGTCTATCTCCGCGTAGAAGACCAGTTTTACTTTCTAGTGCTGATGCTCCGCTTCGAGGACCGGACTCCGTCGCTTCTCGGGTGCCGCATTGAGGCGGGCAGCACGGTGTATCTGAGGGTGAGCAGTGAGCAACTGAGTGCCGAAGACATCACGGCGAGAATCGGGCTTATCCCTTCCAAGTCAACAAGCAAGGGAGAGATCTCCAGCCGTACTGGACGCCCCTATCCGGGCTCTGACTGGTCCTTGTGCCCAGCAGGAAATGGCTTGAAGGACCCAGGAGAGGTGGAGACGAAGTTCACCCGGTTGCTGGATGCCACGCAGGAAGTGGCCGAACACATCAAGGCCCTCGCCAGCACCACCTGTACCGTCCACGTCACAGTGGCGTACTACGGGTACGCGCAGCAGATGTGGGGGTTGGCACTGACCCCTTGGCACCTGGAACGACTTGCTGCCCTGGGCGCCACCTTGGACGTTGACCTCTACGCTTCGTGACGTATGGGTGTGGCTGGTGCGTTCAGGATCACCTTAGATGCTCGCGAAGGAGGAGAGCGCTGGTTTTAAACGACGAATGCGGCCACTCGGGCCGCTGATAGTCAAAAATATAGCGTTGTATTCAGCGGAAGTCAAGTTATGCAGCCGGGTGTGCATGCAGGAGCAAGTGACACCTTCCACTCTTCCCTCTGGGCACATCTGGCAGCCCTCATGCTGTTGGCGCTCTAGGTTGACAAGTGATGCCTGATCTGACGGACGAACTGCGTAGCCTCTTCGCGCTTTCCTGGGGGTGCGAGGACGATGAGGCGCTGCCGATGTGGTCGGATACCGAAGCCGTTGGGGGCATCAACCCTCCTCTGCAGCAGAAGCTCATTCGCCTTCTGGCCGACCGGGCACAGGACCTGCTTCCTCTGCTCAGGGAAGACCAGGAGCACCTCTGGACCTTCACTCAAGCCCGGCTCCTCGTCCGCGTCCTGGCACACCTGGAGGAAGGTACTCGAGCTCTGCAACGCCTCGCTGCAGGAGAGGGCGGACCCTATACGGTCAGCATGGAAGAGGACGCTGCCCAAATCCTGGCGGCAAGGAAAGACGCAGGCCTCATTCCGTTTTTTCGGCAACTCGTCCTCAGCAGCAAGGTGCGCAGTCAGGTGTGGACCATCGCCCTCCATGTTCTGGTGGACGCTAAGGACGGTGCGAGTGTGAAGGCGCTTCAGGCGGTGTACGGTGGACCGAACTCGCGAGCTGTGGCGAACGCTCGGGTACGACTCGGGGACATCACCGCCCTACGACCCCTGCTTCAGACATCGGCAAGGTTCTATGTCGAGGAGGCTTCACAGGCGATCAGCCTCCTGGAGCAGCGCCTGAAAGGGCTGGCCCCCCTCCTGGAAGAGCTTGTGTCCGCGAACCCGGAACTGCTCCTGGAGCCGTCCTGTGATCCCTTGGAACAACTCGAGCACCTGGCGCTGCACGACCCCATGCTGGCAGTGCAGGAGTGGGCAACCCGACAACTGGTGTCCCTCGCAAGGGAGAGGTTTGCGTCCCTGGTGCCAAAGTTGCTCGGGCAGCCAGACTGGATGGTCGTGAAGAGCACCAGCGACGCCCTCGCCAGGATTCAGCCCCCACTTGCAGATGAACTGAACGCGCTCGTGAGTGAGAGTGGATGTCCGCACTCCATTCGGTTGTGGGCCATCCGGACCCTGCTCCTTGCTGGAATCCAACCTGAGTTGTCTGGCTTACCAGAGGTAAGGGTGACGCTTCCACCAGCGGTTCCGGAAGAAGCTCGGGACACTGTGGTGCGTTACTGGGTCCGTACCTTGGATCAAGCGGAGGCTGGGACAGACGTCCGCTGGTTGATCGAAGGCCTCACCCGTGAGTGGGGTCAGCCGGACGTGACGGACGAGCATGAGGCGGTGGTGGCCGCCTTGCGCAGTGACGGTCTCACGACAGCTGAACCGGTAGATGTGGGAACTTGGAATGAGCAGGGTTGGGGAACATACGTGGTTCTCAAGACCGAAGGAGGCCAGCTGTGGCTGAGTGAACTTGCACGCTTCGCTTGGCCTGCAGATCCGCAGGATGAGGCGATGCAGGCGTTACGGCCACGCCTTGAGCGGGCCTTGTCCTCCGTCGGTTGGAGGATGCTGCCTGAGGAAGCCGCACCGGTTGTGTTTCCGGACTTGAACATTTACTACTTCGCTCATCGCAAGAGCCTACCCCTGCAGAAGCTGCTCTTCTACTATCAGGATTGATCTCGGGTAGGCGTAGTACTCGGCTCTCAGGACCTTTCGGACATCTTCTGCACACGTCTAAGGGTGACGCTGGACTCTTCAGAGAAGGGATCCTGAATGTTGCCTTGGACGTCCAGGGTCACCACACCGAGGTTGAGGAGCAACTGGCCGAAGCGCTGCTCCGGGTAAGTCTCCACCGCGTCTGACAGGACCTTCAGCAGGAGCCTGTTGGCGTCCAGGCGGTCGGTGTTCATGTCCGCAGTATGGCGGCAGTGCCCTGGGGACGGAACGGATGGGAACACACGATTTCTGGACACTGTTTCTCGCTTTGCGGAAAACTCTCGCCAGCACGGTGTTTTACATTCCAGGCCTCAACCGTGATCGTGTGCTCTCCAGGGCATTTGACAGGTGGGCAAAGAGGGATTTATGCTGCCTGGGACGGGATTTATCGCTCAGCTGGTAGAGTAAACGACTGAAAATCGTTGGGTCGCCGGTTCAAGTCCGGCCCTGGCCACCGCAAAAGCCCCCACCAGGGAGGTGAGGGCTTTTCTTTGGTGGAGGCAGGGGGAAACCCCATACATTTCCGGGGGGCAAGCGAAGGTTCTTCGGCGAGGCCAAATAAAAAAAGACCCCCTCGGAGAGGGAGTCTGTGCTGGTCGAGGCGGCGAGATTTGAACTCACGACCCCTACCACCCCAAGGTAGTGCGCTACCAGGCTGCGCTACGCCTCGACGGCCAGCCACAGAACTATAGACGCCGATCTGCCTTTCGTCAAGCGTTTGGGAGCGAGGCGCTTGGGCGGCAGGACAGCGTGGACGGCCTCTTTTCACACGTCCACCTGGAGCGTACGGCCTGGAGGAGTAGCGGCGCTATGCTGGGCCACATGACTGGACAACCCGCAATAGAACAGGGCGGCCTGAATTTCGAGGACAAGCTGCGCAACTACGCGCGGCTGGCGGTGCGCGTCGGCCTGGGGGTGCGAGAGGGCCAGCGCGTGCTTGTGCAGGCCCCGGTGGACACGGCGGTGCTCGCCCGCCTGATCGTGCGCGAGGCCTATGCGGCGGGCGCGGGCTTCGTGGACGTGCGCTGGGACGACGACGACGTGCAACTTGCCCGCTTTTCCCTGGCCCCGGACGGTTCGTTCGAGCAGTTCAGCCGCTGGCGTGTGGACGCCGAGATCGAGACCGCCGAGGCGGGCGGAGCCGTCATCGCCATCCGGGCCACCAACCCGGGACTGCTGGCGAGTGTGGACTCCGCGCGCGTGACGGCCCACCAACGTGTGGTGGCGGCCTACCGTAGGCCCTACACCGCTTACGTCATGACCAACCGGCTCAACTGGAATCTGATCTCCGCGCCCGTGCCCGGCTGGGCGGAGTTGATGTTCCCCGGAGTCTCCGGTGAGGAAGCCACCCAGAAGCAGTGGGACGCCATCTTCGCCGCTACCCGCGCCGATCAGCCGGACCCCATCGCCGCGTGGGAAGAGCACTTGGCAAACCTCAAGCGGCGCCGCGACGTACTGACCGAAAAGCAGTACCACGCGCTGCACTTCCGGGGCGGTGAGACGGACCTCACGGTGGGCCTCGCCAGCGGCCACGTCTGGGGTGGCGGCGCAGCGGACACGCCCGCAGGCATCACCTTCACGGCCAATATTCCCACGGAAGAAGTCTGGACCGCCCCGCACCGCGAGCGGGTAGACGGCGTGGTGGTGAGCAGCAAGCCACTCTCGTACAACGGCGTGCTGATTGACGGCATCCGCATCCGCTTCGAGGGCGGAAGGGTCGTGGAGGCCACCGCGCAGCAGGGCCAGGACACCCTGCGCCAGATGATCGACACCGACGAGGGCAGCCACCGCCTCGGCGAGGTGGCGCTCGTGCCGCACTCCAGCCCAATCAGCCGTTCGGGCCTGCTGTTTTTCAACACCCTGTATGACGAGAACGCCGCCTCGCACATCGCCATTGGCAGCGCGTACCGGGGCAACGTAGCGGGCGGCGTGGACATGACCGTGGAAGAATTTCAGGCCCGGGGCGGCAACGACAGCCTGACCCACGTGGACTGGATGATCGGCTCGGGCGAGATGGACGTTGACGGTGTGACCAAAGGCGGCGGGCGCGAGGCAGTGATGCGGGGGGGCGAGTTCGTGATCTAGTGGCCACCAAACAGCTTCCAGCGCAGAGGGGGGACCTGCCACGTGGTGAACACGGCAGGTCCCCCCTCTGTGTTCGGCATCACGCCGTTGCGTCTTCCCGCACCTGCTGGGCCAGCCACAGCACCAGGGCCTCCGCGCTCGCAGGGTTGGTGGCGAGGGGGATGTCGTGGACGTCACACAAACGCACGAGGGCCGACACGTCGGGTTCGTGGGGCTGGGCAGTCAGGGGGTCGCGGAAGAAGAACACGGCCAGCACGCGCTCCTCGGCGATGCGGGCGCCGATCTGCTGGTCACCGCCCATGGGGCCGGACAGCACGCGCTCGACGGTCAAGCCCGTCTTCTGCTGCAGGATGCCGCCCGTCGTGCCGGTGGCGACGAGGTAGAACTGCTGCAGCACCTGCCGGTGCCCCAGGGCAAACAGGGCCAGTTCCAGTTTCTTGCGGTCGTGGGCAATCAGGGCCACTTGTCGCCGCTGGGTGGGGGAGTCGGGGACCGGGGAAGCACTCACGGGGCCGATTGTCTCATGTGCTTTGCCGAGGGTGCCGGTGGCGACTAGGGCAGATCACTGTGCTCCGCCTCCATGCCGCATCATGGCCCGCACCACGAGGAAATGAAAGGGCTGAATCAGGGCGAAGTAGACCCGGCCCGCCATGCTGTGAAAGTGGACCACCGTGACCACCCGGTACAGGTGCCGGCGGGTCTGGCCGGGCGACTGCAACACGGCAAGACGGGCGGTGAGGTGCGCCTCGCTCGCCCGCGCGGTCCAGTACGTCTCGCCCGCCTCCTCCACGAAAAAAAAGGCGGCGCGTTGGCCCGGCTGGGTGGGCATCTGTTCGGGTACGGCGCCTTGGGGGGGAACGCCCGTGCGGTGTCCCAGGACCCGCAGCACCAGCACCCGGACCCGGTAGAGGGCTTGAATCCAGCCCGGCTGAAACGACAGCATCCGCTGAATAAAGGGGAGCAGATCCACGTCACTCTCGGTGGTCAGGGCGTCCGTATGGTCCGCGCTGGCGACGGCCTGAAGCAGTTGCGGGGGGAGGCGGACGGGCAGGGGTGTGTTCACGGTGGTCTTTCCTTCCGCGCTGAGGGCCAGCGGGGCAGCCAGGGAACGGGTTCGGGAACGTTGTGCCCCACCGGGCGTCACGGGCAACTCGCCTCAGGTCCAGCCGGGGGAGGAGGGAGAAGCCGGTTCAGGGTCTGCACCATTCGCACGTACTCCTCGCCCGCAATGGCGGGCCGGAGTTGCGGCGCGCCCAGAAAGAAGGCGTACGCCATCCGGGCGAAAAATTGGCCCTGCGCCGCGTCGCCGGTCGACTCGGAAAACAACGTCTCCAGGTACGCCAGCCGCCGCGCGTCCATCCGCTCCACCAACGCCCGCGCACCCGCGTCTCGTTCGGCCCAGCGGCGCACGGCCCAGTCTTGGGCCAGGTTTCGCCCGGCGATCTCCTGGGTCAGCTGCTGAAGTTGCCGCGCCGCAGGCTGCGCCGGGTCCACCCCTGCCACCACGTCGGCAAACCCCACCTTCTCCAGGTGGGCCAGCAGCTGCGCCTTGTAGTCGGCCAGCCCTGTAAAGTGGTGGTAGAACGAGCCTTTGCTCACCCCCAGATGCCCCAGCAGGGTCTCCACGTTCAGCCCCTCGTCTCCCTGAGCCGTCAGTACCTCCACGCCAGCCCTCAGCCAGTCTGTTCTGGATTTTCGTGTCATCCCACTAACTCCATACCATACAGTACGGTATGTTCGAGAGGCATTTGTCCATCCTGGAAAGCAGCAAATAAGAAGGGCCCCCGGGACGCCGCCGGGTGGCCCTGATGTCTGGAGAGGATCAGACGGAGGGGAGGGGAGTCAGCCCTCCGCCTGCTGCGCTGCGAGGGCCGCCCCGATCACGCCGGCTTCGGTGCCGAGCTGAGCGCGGCGAATGGTGACGGGCGCGAAGCCCCCAGCGTACTCGTCGGCGGCAGCCTGGACGTGCGTGAAGAAGAAGTCGCCCACGCTCGCCACCCCGCCGCCCAGGACGAAGACCTCGGGATCGAGCAGCTTTTGCAGGTCCGCGAGCGCGACGCCGATATGCTTCATGGCCTGCCGCACGACGCGCGAGGCGGCGGGGTGGCCCTGTTCGGCGAGGGCGAACGCCTCAGCGGTGGACACGTCGCGGTTGAGGGCGTAGCTCGCGTCCCGCGCGATGGCGGTGCCGCTAGCGACAGCCTCCAGCGCCCCGTCAAGTCCCGCGCCGCTGACCGGGCCGCCGGGCATCACAGTGACGTGCCCGAGTTCTCCGGCCACCCCGTGCCGCCCGCGCCAGATACGCCCACCCAGCACGATGCCCGCGCCGATGCCTGTGCTGACCGTCACGTACACGCTGCTCTCGGTGCCGCGCGCCGCACCCAGGTGCGCCTCGGCCAGTGCGGCGGCCTTGGCGTCGTTTTCCAGCACCACGCGCTGGCCCAGCCGCGCCCGCAGCCCGTCCACCATGGGCACGTCGGTAAAGCCGTAGATGTTGGGCGCGAACTTCACGCGGGTGCGGTCCCCATTCAAGGGCCCCGGCACGCCCACGCCCACGCTCGTGGCGTCGGGATGGGTGGCCTGCAGCACCTTCACCTGCGCCGCGATGGCGTCCAGCACGCCCTCCCAACCGGTTTCGGGGGTCGGCTGTACGTGGCGGTCATGGAGCTCGCCCGCGCGCAGTACGCCCGTGGCGATCTTGGTGCCGCCCACGTCCACGCCGATGCTGATGTTCTGAGTTCCGTTGCCCCGTCCGATTTCAACTTGTTGTGTCACTGCTGCTCGCCTCCACGTCCCGGGCCTGGGAGCGCTCCCAGGCCCGCGAAGATTCAGGGCATCGGGCGCTCCACAGGGTTTCATTGCACTCTAGCCCAGGAAAGCCGCCGCGCCGCCCGGGAAGGGGTCCGACTGCCTAGAGCATTGTCGGGGGGGGCGGCGTTTCCGTCTCCTCGCCCAACAGGGCCAGCGCCTCGGCCAGCTGCACCTCAGGCACGTACAGGCCGACGTCGCCCATATAGCCGCCCGTTTCGATCTCGATGACCGGGCTGCCCATCGCCCACTGAAAGGGCGTGCGGATGACTGTGACGACGCCGCCCGCCCCCAGGGTGCGCCGCCAGCCCTCGGCCAGCAGGCGCGGCAGCGTGTCCAGCCTGACCCACACGTCCCCCTGGTAGAGCACCCGGTCCTCGTACTGGGCCCGCGTCATCCCGTCACCCCTTGCGCCACCAGGAGGGACGTCAGGGCCGCGCGCAGCGAACTGGGCAGCGCTTCCGGTTGCATCGCGGCGTCCACACGCACCTGCACCGTGCGGGCGTAGGCGCAGGGTTGTTCGTCGGCGAGTACGCGGGATACCACGGCCCAGCTCGTGCGGCCCAGACGCTCGACGAGCGACTCCACCACCACCGCCTGCCCCCAGCGCACCTCGCGGCGGTAGTCGAGTTCCAGCCGGGCGATCACCGAGCGGTCCTCGTGGTCCGGCACGCCGAGGTCCCGCATCAGTTCCACCCGTGCGGTTTCGAGGTACTGCACGTATACGGCGTTGTTGAGGTGGCCCATCGCGTCGATGTCGCCGAAGCGCATCTGGATTCCGGCCCGGTGCGCGCCGGACCAGTCCAGCCCGGCGAGGGCGTCGCGGGACGGGGAGGAGGCCGCTTCATTTGCGCTCATAGCGTCCATTAGAGCATTTGTCCAAATTCCACCGTACGGATGGGCGGTACGTGAAGGGCCGTCTCTGACGGTTTTCCGGCTCACAAAGGTCCGCCTCCCCCCGATAGACGGAATTGGCCGGCACTGTTCCATCGGGACCAGCCCCTTCTGGCTTCTGGGCTGCTTTCGCGCTGTCTTCCCTGGCGGGCATCTTCCCTTGCGTCCCGCGTGCACAGCGCTATGCTCTGGCCCATGACCGTGCCTGATCCGCCACCCCGGAAAGACTCGGGCCGTTGGCGGCAGGTGCAGCGGCTTCCCCTGACGCTGATGCTCGCCAGCCTCCTCGTCGGCCTGGGCATCGTGCAGCTCACCTTCCAGCTGGGTCTGATGACCTACCGCACCGTCACCTGGTCGCGCGAGACGCAGGCCACCCTGGCCCGCGTCCACGGGCTGGAGCGCGATGTCCGGGTGTTGCGCGACGCCCAGCAGGCCGCCTATGACCCGGCCTACCTCGAAACGCTCGCCCGCTGCGAGGGCTACGTGGGCGAGCGTGAGCAGGTCATTGTGTCGCCCGACGCGCCGGGCACGGCCGAGAACTGCGCGCCGGTGCGTTTGCCGTAAGCGCCCCCGCTCCGGGGCCGGGATTGCAGCCTGAAGGACCCTGTCCGCGCCGCGCCGGGGGTATGCTGGCCGACATATGTCACTCGTCGTTCTGGTCACGGTGCCCCCCGAACGCGCCCAAGAACTGGCCCGCACGCTCGTCGCTGAGCGGCTGGCCGGATGCGTGAATGTGGTGGGGGGCATTCACAGCATCTACCGGTGGGAAGGGGACGTGGCCGAGGACCCCGAGACCCTGCTGCTGATCAAGACCACTGGAGAGCGCTACCCCGAACTCGAAGCCCGCATCCGCGTCATGCACCCGTATGAGGTGCCGGAGATTATCGCGCTGCCCTTCGACCGCGCGCTGCCCGAGTTCCAGAGCTGGCTCCTGGGGGCCACCGCCCCCGAGTCCGAGTAGGCTCGCAGGAAATGGGCGCGAAACAGCACAACTGGGAGCCTGGTGGGGCTGTGCGGGGCGGGCCCTGATTTCTGGCACGGGACGCTGAACATCAGCTGCTGCTGGAGTGGTGGGAGGTTAAGGCCACTGCACGCTGACCTCTCCCTCTTCCCAATTTCCCTTGCCCCTCTCCTCATCTTCCGGGCGCATGAGAGCCGCAAAGTAGGGCTCATGAGACACATTCTCTTTCCGACGGTTTCCGCAGCCGACGCCTTTATCGCCGACCTGCAGCAGCGCGGTGTGGTGCGCTCCGAAGTCGGAACCACCACCGTGAACCCCCGGGTGTCACAGGCCCTGGATGGCGGCGTGAGCGCGTCCACGTCGTCGACCACCCAGACCACCTCGACCGACTACGTGGATGGCGGCGGCACCGCCGAGGACGCGGGCGCGGGTGCGGTCAAGGGCACGGTGGCCGGGGCCCTGACGGGCGCGGCGGCGGGCGTGATCGGCAGCGCCGCTACGGTGGGTACCACCATCGCGGCGACGGCAGCCACCGCCGCGACGGGAGGCCTGGCCCTGCCCGTGATTCTGGGTATGGCGGCCCTGGGCAGTGGCGTGGGCGCAGCCGTCGGTGCACTGGGCGGCGCGGCAGGCGTCGACGAGACCGGCGAGCACACCACGACCTCCAGCTACCAGTCGAACTACGACGTGGACCAGGGCCACTACGACCGCATCCACTCGGCCACCAGCCAGGGCGGCCGCGCGGTGGCGGTGGACGAGAGCGTTCCCCAGGATGTGCTGGACGAGGCCGTGCGGCGTCACGGCGGCGAGTACGTGTCTTAAACACCCGCCTTCCCCAAAGGCAAAACCCCCGCAGAGTGCGGGGGCTTTTCTTTGGCGGGCCCTGTAGGACTTGAACCCACGACCTACGGTTTTGGAGACCGCCGCTCTACCAACTGAGCTAAGGACCCGTGCGCGGCGCTGCCAGAGGAGGCAGACCCGCAAGCCCGCGCAGTTTAGCAGAGGGCCTGGTGTGCCGCAAGGGTGCGGCCATTCGGCTGAGAACACCCCATCCGTCCTGCCGCCGCAGGGCGGCCACCCCCGCCCCAGCGGCGCTGAGGGTCAGGGCGCTTTGGTCACGCGGCACCGCACCCAGTTCAGCCACCCCAGCAGGGGAATCAGGCCCAGCAGCAGGTCGAATGCGGCCAGGATGCCCATTATGAGGGAAACCGTTCGCATGCTCCCGCCACGCGGGAGCGGGTGGCAGAGTTACGCCCCCGCCCTGTCCTCAGGAGGCAGACGGGACGATGGGGGGGCCTGTGTGAGCGTGGGAGGGAGTGTAGGCTCCTCGCCGTGACCCGCTCTCCCTCCCGTTTGCCTGCGGGCGCGAAAGCCCGCGCGCCGCTGGCGCTTGCGGCGCTGGAAGCGCTGTATCCCGACGCCCGGACCGAGCTGAATTTCCGCAATCCCTTCGAGCTGCTTGTCGCCACAGTGCTGAGCGCCCAGGCCACCGACGTGAGCGTCAATGCCGCCACCCCCGCCCTCTTTGAGCGTTATGCCGACGCCTACGCCATGGGCAGGGCCACGCCCGAGGATGTGGAGCCCTTGATCCGGTCTATCGGGCTGTACCGGGGCAAGGCCCGCAACCTCGTCGCCCTGGCCGCCCTGCTGGTGGAGCGGCACGGGGGCGAGGTACCCAACGATTTTGACGCGGTGGTGGCCCTGCCAGGCGCGGGACGCAAAACCGCAAATGTGGTCCTGAGCAACGCCTACGGTTACCCGGCCATTGCCGTGGACACCCACGTGGGCCGCCTGTCCCGCCGCCTGGGTCTGAGCCTCCAGAACAACCCCGACAAGGTGGAGGCAGACCTCCAGCGCCTGTTTCCACGTGAGCGCTGGGTCTTTCTGCACCACGCCCTGATCCTGCACGGCCGCCGCGTGTGCCACGCCCGCAACCCCCGGTGCTCGGCGTGTGAGCTGCGCGAGTTCTGCCCACGTATAGGGGTGGAGCCGTGAAGCGGTGTGGCCGAGGGCCGGATGCCCTTCGCCCTCGGCCCTCCGCCCTCCGCTTTCTGGGGCTCCACCAGGGCCATCCGTGACCTGGCGCTTTTCCCGTCCCCTGTGGCTGTACCTCTCGGGCAGCTTCTCGTTCGGGCTGGCCCAGGCATTCGCGGCGCTGTTCCTCAACTTCTACCTGCGGGCGCTGGGGCTGGGCACCGAGTGGCAGGGACTGGTCAACGCCCTGCCCGCGCTGACGCTGGCGTGCCTCAGCCTGCCTGTGGTGGCGCTGGCGCGGCGAATCAGCAACGCGCGGACCATTCAGCTGGGTAGCCTGCTCAGCCTGTGCGGTGCGGTACTGCTGGCGCTGTCGGGGGGACCGGCCATGGCTATTGCCGGTGCGCTCGTGCAGGGCGCGGGCGCAGCCATGCTGGTGGTGGCGGGCTCACCCTTTATGGCTGCCCGCAGCGACGAGCGCACCCGCGTGACCCTGTTCAGCGCCCAGAGCGCCCTGATGACCGGCGCGGGCTTTCTGGGCAATCTGCTGGGCGGGCGGGTCCCCGAACTGTACGCGGCC is a genomic window containing:
- a CDS encoding acyl-CoA thioesterase is translated as MSANEAASSPSRDALAGLDWSGAHRAGIQMRFGDIDAMGHLNNAVYVQYLETARVELMRDLGVPDHEDRSVIARLELDYRREVRWGQAVVVESLVERLGRTSWAVVSRVLADEQPCAYARTVQVRVDAAMQPEALPSSLRAALTSLLVAQGVTG
- a CDS encoding cell division protein FtsB: MTVPDPPPRKDSGRWRQVQRLPLTLMLASLLVGLGIVQLTFQLGLMTYRTVTWSRETQATLARVHGLERDVRVLRDAQQAAYDPAYLETLARCEGYVGEREQVIVSPDAPGTAENCAPVRLP
- the cutA gene encoding divalent-cation tolerance protein CutA; the protein is MSLVVLVTVPPERAQELARTLVAERLAGCVNVVGGIHSIYRWEGDVAEDPETLLLIKTTGERYPELEARIRVMHPYEVPEIIALPFDRALPEFQSWLLGATAPESE
- the nth gene encoding endonuclease III; translation: MTRSPSRLPAGAKARAPLALAALEALYPDARTELNFRNPFELLVATVLSAQATDVSVNAATPALFERYADAYAMGRATPEDVEPLIRSIGLYRGKARNLVALAALLVERHGGEVPNDFDAVVALPGAGRKTANVVLSNAYGYPAIAVDTHVGRLSRRLGLSLQNNPDKVEADLQRLFPRERWVFLHHALILHGRRVCHARNPRCSACELREFCPRIGVEP